The following are encoded together in the Mesoplodon densirostris isolate mMesDen1 chromosome 2, mMesDen1 primary haplotype, whole genome shotgun sequence genome:
- the LOC132477343 gene encoding large ribosomal subunit protein eL18-like: protein MGVDIRHNKDRDVRRKEPKSQDTDLKLLVKLYRFLARRTNLTFNQIVLKRLFMSHTNRPPLSPSQMIQMKLPGWEGKTAVVVGTTTDDVCVQEVPKPKVCSLRVSSCAQSLILKARGKILTFDQLALDSPKGCGTVLLSGPRKDREVYRHFGKAPGTLHSHTKPYVRSKGWKFEHARGRLASRGYKN, encoded by the coding sequence ATGGGAGTTGACATCCGCCACAACAAGGACCGAGACGTTCGACGCAAGGAGCCCAAGAGCCAGGACACCGACTTAAAGCTGCTGGTCAAGCTGTACAGGTTTCTGGCCAGACGAACCAACTTGACCTTCAATCAAATTGTACTGAAGAGGTTGTTCATGAGCCACACCAACCGGCCACCTCTGTCCCCTTCCCAGATGATCCAGATGAAGCTTCCTGGCTGGGAAGGCAAAACAGCTGTGGTGGTGGGGACTACAACCGATGATGTGTGTGTCCAGGAGGTGCCCAAACCGAAGGTGTGTTCTCTTCGAGTGAGCAGCTGTGCCCAGAGCCTCATCCTCAAGGCCAGGGGCAAGATCCTCACCTTCGACCAGTTGGCCCTGGACTCCCCCAAGGGCTGTGGCACTGTCCTCCTCTCTGGTCCTCGGAAGGACCGAGAGGTGTACAGGCATTTTGGCAAGGCCCCAGGAACCCTGCATAGCCACACCAAACCCTACGTACGCTCCAAGGGCTGGAAGTTCGAGCACGCCAGAGGCAGACTGGCCAGCCGTGGATACAAGAACTAA